A DNA window from Cryptosporangium phraense contains the following coding sequences:
- a CDS encoding nuclear transport factor 2 family protein — protein MHAFRQAAEARDTEAIEALLADDVVFTSPVAFKPYPGKALTLAILRAVLRVFEDFRYVREYEGTDAHDSALMFTATVDGKALQGCDFLHTDADGLIDELTVMVRPLSAAHALAEAMNAQFDQITREATAS, from the coding sequence ATGCACGCGTTCCGCCAGGCCGCCGAGGCCCGCGACACGGAGGCGATCGAGGCGCTGCTCGCCGACGACGTCGTGTTCACCAGCCCGGTCGCGTTCAAGCCGTACCCGGGCAAGGCGCTCACGCTGGCGATCCTCCGTGCCGTCCTGCGCGTCTTCGAGGACTTCCGGTACGTCCGCGAGTACGAGGGCACCGACGCGCACGACTCGGCGCTGATGTTCACGGCCACGGTCGACGGCAAGGCGCTGCAGGGCTGCGACTTCCTGCACACCGACGCCGACGGCCTGATCGACGAGCTCACCGTGATGGTGCGTCCGCTCTCGGCCGCCCACGCGCTCGCCGAGGCGATGAACGCTCAGTTCGACCAGATCACCCGCGAGGCGACGGCGAGCTGA
- a CDS encoding TetR/AcrR family transcriptional regulator: protein MSRRDDVVDAAEEILEAEGFEGLTMRRLGAALSMRAPSLYKHIANKTEIEAALQDRALRLLAEALEGSDGDLAALAATYRRWALDHPRLYALATRRPLRCETAAVPLIDALGGDDGLARVVWGAAHGLVDLELAGRFPADADLDDAWARLIAAFSSPSPRG, encoded by the coding sequence ATGAGCCGGCGGGACGACGTCGTCGATGCGGCGGAGGAGATTCTCGAGGCCGAAGGATTCGAAGGCCTCACGATGCGACGGCTCGGCGCCGCGCTCTCGATGCGCGCGCCGTCGCTCTACAAGCACATCGCGAACAAGACCGAGATCGAGGCGGCGCTGCAGGACCGCGCGCTGCGGCTGCTGGCCGAGGCCCTCGAGGGCTCGGACGGCGACCTGGCCGCGCTGGCCGCCACCTACCGCCGGTGGGCGCTGGACCACCCGCGCCTGTACGCGCTGGCGACCCGCCGCCCGCTCCGGTGCGAGACGGCCGCGGTCCCGCTGATCGACGCGCTCGGAGGCGACGACGGGCTGGCCCGGGTGGTGTGGGGGGCCGCGCACGGCCTGGTCGACCTCGAACTGGCCGGACGGTTCCCGGCCGACGCCGACCTGGACGACGCCTGGGCCCGGCTGATCGCGGCTTTCAGCTCGCCGTCGCCTCGCGGGTGA
- a CDS encoding GNAT family N-acetyltransferase: MFAVELGDGAQLRPLEPRHADEFLRHMDRGREFIGRFIGLADAVSDPASSRAFLRSYAEKAMADSGRIYGIWLDGTLVGGVLFRTMDVEQGTAEAGCWLEPAAVGRGLITRAARRIIDWVIDERDIHRVEWLVSSGNTPSIAVARRLGMQRDGVLRGARLHRGQRADLEVWSILAPEWRAARVLPPTSG; encoded by the coding sequence GTGTTCGCGGTGGAACTCGGCGACGGTGCGCAGCTCCGTCCCCTCGAACCTCGACACGCGGACGAGTTCCTGCGGCACATGGATCGAGGGCGCGAGTTCATCGGGCGCTTCATCGGCCTCGCCGACGCCGTGAGCGACCCGGCGTCGAGCCGCGCGTTTCTCCGCTCGTACGCCGAGAAGGCCATGGCCGACAGCGGCCGCATCTACGGAATCTGGCTCGACGGCACCCTCGTCGGCGGTGTCCTGTTCCGAACGATGGACGTCGAGCAGGGCACCGCCGAGGCCGGCTGCTGGCTTGAACCGGCGGCGGTGGGACGCGGGCTGATCACCAGGGCCGCGCGTCGCATCATCGACTGGGTGATCGACGAGCGCGACATCCATCGGGTCGAGTGGCTGGTGTCGTCCGGGAACACGCCGAGCATCGCGGTCGCACGCCGGTTGGGGATGCAGCGCGACGGCGTTCTGCGTGGGGCCCGTCTGCACCGCGGGCAGCGCGCCGATCTCGAGGTCTGGTCGATCCTCGCTCCGGAGTGGCGCGCCGCCCGCGTCCTCCCGCCTACGAGCGGGTGA
- a CDS encoding helix-turn-helix transcriptional regulator — MSPDRPRLSADVEFVGRDRERTSLEQLLDGLPTAGGALLVRGDPGVGKTTLLDYAEQLGAPKFPVLRVRGVETEMSLPFAALGELLLPLRRHFGAVPRAQRENLEAALALSERTPRSGVNPYAVCVATLNVLASAANPDPLVMLVDDLQWVDPDSGQVFRFLARRVASDRIAFVAASRTTLDDPGGFTTVEMRGMDEAECSEVLRSRGLAVEAGVLPALMSFSRGNPLILLEFTSRLSPAQRRGDQPLPRSPAAGQRAEEGWAARLRALPEPTHRALALVAAAREPTIDALEQALTATGLSLHDLTPAEEGRLVTIDEDRYEFVHPILRSVALRTVTAAVRRGAYRVLAEGATGAVRAWYRASAVTRPDEDVAAGLVTAAVEAGQCGSYLAAAHAWHRAAELTPESERSATRLLDAARNALLGGACDEAAAWCHRAQAVATDPRLRADIALLHGQALTWMGRIREALSLLVAAAELAAPLDTTRAALLAAAAVVPAQMSAEPVAAERSARRAMELSGGDSSARLALCQALCMTDRNEEANVAIDRMIAELAPADPATAAMVFGGVAHASLALDRFDDSQRLLHQLLDGARRTGDPAAYAYAFGLRSELGWRTGQWSAAYADGLESLAKAAALRHRGTEAVAHLALAKVDAARGDHATCERRVAEAFESTDFSHVRSMRFLRAGVLGLNSLSAGACADAAVHLAHAHELFVRCELGNLNTGWFAGELVEAHVRAGNPAAARDAMVWIEGCARRTGMLWQIAIAARGRALVADDPDEIEAAFRTALDAHERHPAPFDQARTLLCQGEWLRRARRKAQSRAPLLAAHRTFSQLGARPWVERCVAELAASGHAPPGDQPAGGLDRLSPQELQVARMVAEGLTNAEVGAALFISAKTVEAHLTHAYRKLGVRSRAGLTRVVTECGLD; from the coding sequence GTGTCTCCGGACCGCCCCCGCCTGAGCGCAGACGTCGAGTTCGTCGGCCGCGACCGGGAACGCACGTCCCTCGAACAGCTCTTGGACGGCCTGCCCACGGCCGGCGGCGCCCTGCTCGTCCGCGGCGATCCGGGGGTCGGCAAGACGACGCTGCTGGACTACGCGGAACAGCTCGGCGCCCCGAAGTTCCCGGTGCTCCGGGTGCGTGGGGTCGAGACCGAGATGTCGCTCCCGTTCGCCGCGCTGGGCGAGCTCCTCCTGCCGCTCCGCCGCCACTTCGGCGCGGTACCGCGGGCCCAGCGGGAGAACCTCGAGGCGGCGCTGGCGCTCAGCGAGCGGACGCCCCGGTCGGGCGTGAACCCGTACGCGGTCTGCGTGGCGACGTTGAACGTGCTGGCGTCGGCGGCGAACCCCGATCCGCTGGTGATGCTCGTCGACGATCTGCAGTGGGTGGATCCCGACTCGGGCCAGGTCTTCCGGTTCCTGGCTCGCCGCGTAGCGTCCGACCGAATCGCGTTCGTGGCCGCGAGCCGCACCACCCTCGACGACCCCGGCGGATTCACCACGGTGGAGATGCGGGGCATGGACGAGGCCGAGTGCTCCGAGGTGCTCCGCAGCCGCGGGCTGGCCGTCGAGGCCGGCGTCCTGCCCGCGTTGATGTCGTTCTCGCGGGGCAACCCGCTGATCCTGCTCGAGTTCACCTCGCGGCTGAGCCCGGCGCAACGGCGGGGTGACCAGCCGCTGCCCCGGTCGCCGGCGGCCGGTCAGCGGGCCGAGGAGGGGTGGGCCGCGCGCCTGCGGGCGCTGCCGGAGCCGACGCACCGGGCGCTGGCGCTGGTCGCCGCGGCCCGGGAACCGACCATCGACGCGCTGGAGCAGGCGCTGACCGCGACCGGCCTGTCCCTGCACGACCTCACCCCGGCCGAGGAGGGCCGGCTGGTCACGATCGACGAGGACCGCTACGAGTTCGTGCACCCGATCCTGCGGAGCGTGGCGTTGCGGACGGTGACCGCGGCGGTCCGCCGGGGCGCGTACCGGGTCCTGGCCGAGGGGGCCACCGGCGCGGTCCGGGCCTGGTACCGGGCCAGCGCGGTGACCCGGCCGGACGAGGACGTGGCGGCCGGGCTGGTGACCGCCGCGGTCGAGGCCGGGCAGTGCGGTTCGTACCTGGCCGCGGCCCACGCCTGGCACCGCGCGGCCGAGCTGACCCCCGAATCCGAGCGCTCGGCCACCCGCCTGCTCGACGCGGCCCGGAACGCGCTGCTCGGTGGCGCCTGCGACGAGGCCGCGGCCTGGTGCCACCGGGCCCAGGCGGTGGCGACCGACCCGCGCCTGCGGGCCGACATCGCGCTGCTCCACGGGCAGGCGCTCACCTGGATGGGGCGGATCCGGGAGGCGCTGAGCCTGCTGGTCGCCGCGGCCGAGCTGGCCGCGCCGCTGGACACCACCCGGGCCGCCCTGCTCGCCGCCGCCGCGGTGGTACCGGCGCAGATGAGCGCCGAGCCGGTCGCGGCCGAACGGTCCGCCAGGCGAGCGATGGAGCTGAGCGGCGGCGACAGCAGCGCCCGGCTGGCCCTCTGTCAGGCGCTCTGCATGACCGATCGGAACGAGGAGGCGAACGTCGCGATCGACCGGATGATCGCCGAGCTCGCCCCGGCCGACCCGGCCACCGCGGCGATGGTGTTCGGCGGTGTCGCCCATGCGTCACTGGCGCTGGACCGGTTCGACGACTCCCAGCGACTGCTGCACCAGCTGCTCGACGGCGCCCGCCGCACCGGCGACCCGGCCGCGTACGCCTACGCGTTCGGCCTCCGCAGCGAGCTCGGGTGGCGGACCGGTCAGTGGTCGGCCGCCTATGCCGACGGGCTGGAGTCGCTCGCGAAAGCGGCCGCGCTGCGACACCGGGGCACCGAGGCGGTCGCGCACCTCGCCCTGGCCAAGGTCGACGCGGCCCGCGGCGACCACGCGACCTGCGAGCGGCGCGTCGCCGAGGCGTTCGAGTCCACCGACTTCTCCCACGTCCGGTCGATGCGGTTCCTGCGGGCCGGGGTGCTCGGCCTGAACAGCCTGAGCGCCGGAGCCTGCGCCGACGCCGCCGTGCACCTGGCCCACGCCCACGAGCTGTTCGTCCGGTGCGAGCTCGGAAACCTGAACACCGGCTGGTTCGCCGGCGAGCTGGTGGAGGCGCACGTCCGGGCCGGCAACCCGGCCGCGGCCCGGGACGCGATGGTCTGGATCGAGGGCTGTGCCCGCCGGACCGGGATGCTCTGGCAGATCGCGATCGCGGCGCGCGGCCGGGCCCTGGTCGCCGACGATCCGGACGAGATCGAGGCCGCGTTCCGCACCGCCCTCGACGCCCACGAGCGCCACCCGGCGCCGTTCGATCAGGCCCGGACGCTGCTCTGCCAGGGTGAATGGCTCCGGCGGGCGCGGCGCAAGGCCCAGTCGCGGGCCCCGCTGCTGGCCGCGCACCGGACGTTCTCGCAGCTGGGCGCCCGTCCGTGGGTCGAGCGCTGCGTGGCCGAGCTCGCGGCCAGCGGGCACGCGCCACCCGGCGACCAGCCGGCCGGCGGACTCGACCGGCTCAGCCCACAAGAGCTGCAGGTGGCCCGGATGGTGGCCGAGGGCCTGACGAACGCCGAAGTGGGAGCGGCGCTGTTCATCTCGGCCAAGACCGTGGAGGCGCACCTGACCCACGCCTACCGCAAGCTCGGCGTCCGCTCCCGGGCCGGCCTCACCCGGGTGGTCACCGAGTGCGGGCTGGACTAG
- a CDS encoding inositol monophosphatase family protein, translating into MHLIQVVRDLLPGVQWFDEDTGAEVPPGQWWVVDGAEGAVNFVRGLPDWAVTITLLNDGVPELTVVRQPIGDLTYTAVRGGGAFLDGRPLRVSAKTDLDAAIVTASQAGNTPEVHARFGRTFAALSDRALLVRNTVPTTFPLLVVASGLHAAVLAALAWLA; encoded by the coding sequence ATGCATTTGATTCAGGTCGTGCGCGACTTACTACCCGGCGTCCAGTGGTTCGACGAGGACACCGGGGCCGAGGTCCCGCCGGGCCAATGGTGGGTCGTCGACGGCGCCGAGGGGGCCGTCAACTTCGTCCGCGGGCTGCCGGACTGGGCGGTCACGATCACGCTGCTCAACGACGGCGTCCCCGAGCTGACCGTGGTCCGTCAGCCGATCGGCGACCTCACCTACACGGCCGTGCGCGGCGGCGGCGCGTTCCTCGACGGCCGCCCGCTGCGGGTGTCGGCCAAGACCGATCTGGACGCGGCGATCGTGACCGCCAGCCAGGCCGGCAACACCCCCGAGGTGCACGCCCGCTTCGGCCGCACGTTCGCCGCCCTGTCCGACCGCGCGCTGCTCGTCCGCAACACCGTGCCGACGACGTTCCCGCTGCTCGTCGTCGCGTCCGGCCTGCACGCGGCCGTGCTGGCAGCGCTGGCATGGCTGGCATGA
- a CDS encoding TMEM175 family protein — MRTPLSLDRYLTFIDAIVAIAVTLLILPLVEMTSNLTSDEPFSEFVLSTEAITKYGSFVLSFVVIFRFWRVHHRLLEPIESYDSVLVGITMVWAMTIVFLPYPTALIEIYDTDPGARGLYLVTLVISSGCLTALSAYLARRPALFKEGADVEAYGDRIVPSAVSTFLLVAISLIAVVVKQINWGALLLLLLTGVLTRLVNRWRHRRTNASG, encoded by the coding sequence GTGCGCACACCCCTCAGCCTCGATCGGTACCTGACGTTCATCGACGCGATCGTGGCCATCGCGGTCACGCTGCTGATCCTGCCGCTGGTCGAGATGACGTCCAACCTCACGTCTGACGAGCCGTTCAGCGAGTTCGTGCTGAGCACCGAGGCGATCACGAAGTACGGGAGCTTCGTGCTCAGCTTCGTCGTGATCTTCCGGTTCTGGCGCGTGCACCACCGGTTGTTGGAGCCGATCGAGTCCTACGACAGCGTGCTGGTCGGGATCACGATGGTCTGGGCGATGACGATCGTCTTTCTGCCGTACCCGACGGCGCTGATCGAGATCTACGACACGGACCCCGGCGCACGAGGGCTCTACCTGGTGACGCTCGTGATCAGCTCGGGGTGTCTGACCGCGCTGAGCGCCTACCTGGCCCGCCGGCCGGCGCTGTTCAAGGAGGGTGCCGACGTCGAGGCCTACGGGGACCGGATCGTGCCGTCGGCCGTGAGCACGTTCCTGCTGGTGGCGATCTCGTTGATCGCGGTCGTGGTGAAGCAGATCAACTGGGGCGCGTTACTCCTGCTACTGCTGACCGGCGTCCTGACCCGCCTGGTCAACCGCTGGAGGCACCGACGCACGAATGCATCTGGGTAA
- a CDS encoding ABC transporter: MRTLTLLAVAARPTVRAARVGSFLAGAIAGWVLLAIPAVLATALDPESLTLQLRLATVCAAVGVVFLLDDPAKPTTVVVPVPAWVPTAVRVVFAVVASGVWWAVAVGIVLAGAEDGVGRALRLPGTGLEAAAMVAVALALAVFGTGLVERGVASPVTGPALLGLFGGLALLPRGVALFVGVGDPGWGAAHDRWAVVLAGAAVAVAATAARRR, from the coding sequence ATGCGAACGCTGACGCTGCTCGCGGTGGCCGCCCGGCCGACGGTCCGGGCCGCGCGGGTCGGGTCGTTCCTGGCCGGGGCGATCGCCGGGTGGGTGCTGCTGGCGATTCCGGCCGTGCTGGCCACGGCGCTCGACCCGGAGTCGCTGACGCTCCAGCTGCGGCTGGCGACCGTGTGCGCGGCCGTCGGGGTGGTGTTCCTGCTGGACGATCCGGCCAAGCCGACGACCGTCGTGGTGCCGGTTCCGGCGTGGGTTCCCACGGCGGTACGGGTGGTGTTCGCGGTGGTGGCGTCCGGGGTCTGGTGGGCGGTGGCGGTCGGGATCGTGCTGGCCGGGGCCGAGGACGGGGTCGGGCGGGCGTTGCGGCTGCCCGGCACCGGGCTCGAGGCGGCGGCGATGGTCGCGGTGGCGTTGGCGCTGGCGGTCTTCGGGACGGGGCTGGTGGAGCGCGGGGTCGCGTCGCCGGTGACCGGGCCGGCGCTGTTGGGGCTGTTCGGGGGGCTGGCGTTGCTGCCGCGCGGCGTCGCGTTGTTCGTCGGGGTGGGTGATCCGGGTTGGGGGGCGGCTCATGACCGGTGGGCGGTGGTGCTGGCGGGGGCCGCGGTCGCGGTGGCCGCTACGGCAGCGCGACGGCGCTGA
- a CDS encoding ATP-binding cassette domain-containing protein — protein sequence MTTTDVAVSGAGLSVRYGRTVALNDVSFELGTGVTGLLGPNGAGKTTLLRVVATAATPDSGHLRVLGFDPLTGAGRLATRRRIGYLPQDPGFHRSFTAFEFVDYVAILKELTERRSRHAAVRDALDAVGLGDRRGSRIRTLSGGARQRVALAAALVGDPPVLILDEPTVGLDPEQRMRFRELIADLGEQRSVLLSTHQTEDVMSLCREVIVLDHGAVRFTGTPAELTALADGRVWTSTARGEGALASWRTGTGLFRNVGTPPPDADLLPPSLEDGYLTLVDLA from the coding sequence ATGACGACGACCGACGTGGCCGTCTCCGGCGCCGGTCTCTCCGTGCGCTACGGCCGCACGGTGGCGTTGAACGACGTGTCCTTCGAACTGGGCACCGGGGTCACCGGGCTGCTCGGGCCGAACGGCGCGGGCAAGACGACGCTGCTGCGGGTCGTCGCGACCGCGGCGACGCCGGACTCGGGCCACCTCCGGGTGCTCGGGTTCGACCCGCTGACCGGCGCGGGCCGGCTCGCGACCCGTCGCCGGATCGGGTACCTGCCCCAGGACCCGGGCTTCCACCGGTCGTTCACCGCGTTCGAGTTCGTCGACTACGTGGCGATCCTCAAGGAGCTGACCGAGCGCCGGTCGCGGCACGCGGCCGTCCGCGACGCGCTGGACGCGGTCGGGCTCGGCGACCGCCGCGGGAGCCGGATCCGGACGCTGTCCGGCGGGGCCCGGCAGCGGGTCGCGCTGGCCGCCGCGCTGGTCGGTGACCCGCCGGTGCTGATCCTCGACGAGCCGACGGTCGGGCTCGACCCCGAGCAGCGGATGCGGTTCCGCGAGCTGATCGCCGACCTGGGCGAACAGCGGTCCGTGCTGCTCTCCACCCACCAGACCGAGGACGTGATGTCGCTCTGCCGCGAGGTGATCGTGCTGGACCACGGCGCGGTCCGCTTCACCGGGACGCCCGCCGAGCTGACCGCGCTGGCCGACGGTCGGGTGTGGACGAGTACCGCCCGGGGCGAGGGGGCGTTGGCGTCCTGGCGGACCGGCACCGGGCTGTTCCGCAACGTCGGCACGCCTCCGCCGGACGCCGACCTGCTGCCGCCCTCGCTGGAGGACGGGTACCTCACGCTGGTGGACCTGGCATGA
- a CDS encoding zf-HC2 domain-containing protein, with translation MSWHIDESLLEGYENGALPAPALWSVETHLMACASCRSRLSFDDEAGWERLDAALDAPRPGVFERALTACGVPSHTGRLLVATPALRGSWLTAVAVTLALAALMAHVFQPVVFLTLTPLLPLLGVAVSFGPGIDPTYETTVVAPFSTFRLLLLRCLAVLSVNTVLAGVASLFMTGYGLRIVGWFLPSLALTLLTLLFTPRLGSVPAAAVVSLGWLGVVVLAGARSLGSPLYTVTGQLAVAVATAVAAVALRRQAAAFDRTRTFSWRSR, from the coding sequence ATGAGTTGGCACATCGACGAGTCCCTGCTCGAGGGGTACGAGAACGGTGCGCTGCCGGCCCCGGCGCTGTGGTCGGTCGAGACCCACCTGATGGCGTGCGCTTCCTGCCGTTCCCGGCTCTCCTTCGACGATGAGGCCGGGTGGGAACGGCTCGACGCCGCGCTCGACGCACCGCGTCCGGGGGTGTTCGAACGCGCGCTGACCGCGTGTGGGGTGCCGTCGCACACCGGGCGGCTGCTGGTGGCGACGCCGGCGCTGCGCGGGTCGTGGCTGACCGCGGTCGCCGTGACGCTGGCGCTGGCCGCGCTGATGGCGCACGTCTTCCAGCCGGTCGTGTTCCTCACGCTGACGCCGCTGCTGCCGCTGCTGGGCGTCGCGGTGTCGTTCGGGCCAGGCATCGATCCGACGTACGAGACGACGGTCGTCGCGCCGTTCTCGACGTTCCGGCTGTTGCTGCTGCGCTGCCTGGCCGTGCTGTCGGTGAACACGGTGCTGGCCGGGGTGGCCAGCCTGTTCATGACCGGCTACGGGCTGCGGATCGTCGGCTGGTTCCTGCCATCGCTCGCGCTGACGCTCCTGACGCTGCTGTTCACCCCGCGGCTCGGGTCGGTGCCGGCCGCCGCGGTGGTGAGCCTGGGCTGGCTCGGCGTCGTCGTGCTGGCCGGAGCCCGGTCGCTGGGCTCGCCGCTCTACACGGTCACCGGCCAGTTGGCGGTCGCGGTCGCGACCGCGGTGGCCGCGGTCGCCCTCCGGCGGCAGGCCGCCGCGTTCGACCGCACCCGCACTTTTTCCTGGAGGTCTCGATGA
- a CDS encoding RNA polymerase sigma factor: protein MNGSPRDDDLLARVAAGDRAAFETFYRRHAGWLVLRLRHRCADPTMVDDVVQETFLGIWRGGAARYREQGDVTGWLWRIGSRRLVDALRKQGAKERLRQVLARFRVSTPEPSAEDLVLRGVEHGDLAGAIGRLSPELRAVLQATVLDGLTTGEAAVLLGIPAGTVKTRAMRARQQLRQELA, encoded by the coding sequence GTGAACGGTTCACCGCGCGACGACGACCTGCTGGCCCGGGTGGCCGCGGGTGATCGAGCGGCGTTCGAGACCTTCTACCGACGGCACGCGGGATGGCTGGTGCTGCGCCTGCGGCACCGCTGCGCGGATCCGACGATGGTCGACGACGTCGTTCAGGAGACGTTCCTGGGTATCTGGCGCGGCGGGGCCGCGCGCTACCGCGAACAGGGCGACGTCACCGGCTGGCTCTGGCGGATCGGCTCCCGTCGTCTGGTGGACGCGCTGCGCAAGCAGGGGGCCAAGGAACGCCTGCGCCAGGTGCTGGCGCGGTTCCGGGTGTCCACTCCGGAACCGTCGGCCGAGGACCTCGTGCTCCGGGGCGTCGAGCACGGCGACCTGGCCGGCGCGATCGGCCGCCTCTCACCGGAGCTGCGGGCCGTCCTGCAGGCGACGGTCCTCGACGGGCTGACGACCGGTGAGGCGGCCGTGCTGCTCGGCATCCCGGCCGGGACCGTGAAGACGCGGGCCATGCGCGCCCGCCAGCAGTTGCGTCAGGAGCTGGCATGA
- a CDS encoding VOC family protein — MTLPRFRHTVLDCVNTRELAEFYRQLLGFEYRPGHEAPPAGQPDPNEDWLVLRNPTGPGLAFQRVESLPEVTWPEGPIPQQLHLDLTVPDHATLAEVHKRTMALGATLLDDTRSDDPDEAIYVYADPAGHPFCIFLAAG; from the coding sequence ATGACGCTGCCCCGGTTTCGCCATACCGTGCTGGACTGCGTGAACACGCGCGAGCTGGCCGAGTTCTACCGGCAACTGCTCGGCTTCGAGTACCGGCCCGGGCACGAGGCGCCCCCGGCCGGGCAGCCCGACCCGAACGAAGACTGGCTCGTGCTGCGCAATCCGACCGGTCCCGGCCTCGCGTTCCAGCGCGTCGAGAGCCTGCCCGAGGTCACCTGGCCGGAGGGCCCGATCCCGCAGCAGCTCCACCTCGACCTGACCGTACCCGACCACGCCACGCTGGCCGAGGTCCACAAGCGAACGATGGCCCTCGGTGCGACGTTGCTGGACGACACCCGTTCGGATGACCCGGACGAGGCGATCTACGTCTACGCCGACCCGGCCGGTCACCCGTTCTGCATCTTCCTGGCGGCGGGCTGA
- a CDS encoding tetratricopeptide repeat protein, which yields MAGWSLPGRAHVPSGRANVKPALRLADDRGRPPRVSDVRLADLGVHAPHGRYAPREADRALATLLTGDAPLVVVHGKRLTGTTRTVAEAVRTHLPDHTLLAFHPDPRVPLAALVAAAKRHAADGAVLWIDAAGTTALRQLGDIEVPDGVRVLVTAHSGLLAGARLPDPLVGAAVQVGSLTATDLDALRAVDVDVPAEPKPTRLGRLVVPLEPLRRALDGDAGLDRQALLRVFADWQRLDPPVPLTTEALAALYVDYRRELGPVGVPTLSRALEWAVDRGLVTAVGSRGFYYGSGLLSAVADQQRTPVSGRFWRYAARTFPADLRREVGLAAFDRGDYPHARDLLDDVADVPPRVMYGIAYRAHRSRSVAIARRWYEKAIAAGSVPARVDLGVLEAAEGRASVARTWFRAAIDGGDPGEASRAMHGLGVLEREHGNLDEARRWFTGAAASDDPVQAASAMVDLGALAEDLGDVDEARSWYERARAHSGRPISVLRPV from the coding sequence GTGGCGGGATGGTCCCTCCCCGGGCGTGCCCACGTCCCTTCCGGGCGCGCCAACGTCAAGCCGGCGCTGAGGCTCGCGGACGACCGCGGCCGTCCGCCCCGCGTCTCCGACGTGCGGCTGGCCGACCTCGGCGTCCACGCGCCGCACGGTCGGTACGCGCCCCGGGAGGCCGATCGAGCGCTGGCGACGCTGCTCACCGGCGATGCGCCGCTCGTCGTCGTCCACGGAAAGAGGTTGACCGGGACGACCCGCACCGTGGCCGAGGCGGTCCGCACCCACCTGCCCGACCACACCCTGCTCGCGTTCCATCCCGACCCGCGGGTGCCGCTCGCCGCGCTCGTCGCGGCCGCGAAGCGGCACGCGGCCGACGGCGCGGTCCTGTGGATCGACGCGGCCGGCACCACCGCGTTACGACAGCTCGGAGACATCGAGGTCCCCGACGGCGTGCGGGTCCTGGTCACGGCCCACTCCGGCCTGCTGGCCGGAGCCCGGCTGCCCGACCCGCTCGTGGGTGCGGCGGTCCAGGTCGGTTCGCTCACGGCCACCGATCTGGACGCCCTGCGAGCGGTCGATGTGGACGTACCGGCCGAGCCGAAACCGACCAGGCTCGGGCGGCTGGTCGTGCCGCTGGAGCCACTGCGCCGGGCCTTGGACGGGGACGCCGGGCTCGATCGGCAGGCGCTGCTGCGGGTGTTCGCGGACTGGCAACGGCTCGATCCGCCGGTCCCGCTGACGACCGAGGCGCTGGCCGCGCTCTACGTCGACTACCGGCGCGAGTTGGGGCCGGTCGGGGTGCCGACGCTCTCCCGGGCGCTGGAGTGGGCGGTCGACCGCGGGCTGGTGACCGCGGTCGGCAGCCGCGGTTTCTACTACGGCAGCGGGCTGCTCTCCGCGGTGGCCGACCAGCAGCGGACGCCGGTCAGCGGCCGGTTCTGGCGGTACGCGGCCCGCACGTTCCCGGCCGACCTGCGCCGGGAGGTGGGCCTGGCCGCGTTCGACCGCGGCGACTACCCGCACGCCCGGGACCTGCTCGACGACGTCGCCGACGTCCCGCCCCGGGTGATGTACGGCATCGCCTACCGGGCTCATCGCAGTCGCAGCGTGGCCATCGCCCGGCGCTGGTACGAGAAGGCGATCGCGGCCGGGTCGGTGCCGGCCCGCGTCGACCTGGGGGTGCTGGAGGCCGCCGAGGGGCGGGCGTCCGTGGCCCGGACGTGGTTCCGGGCCGCGATCGACGGCGGTGACCCGGGCGAGGCGTCCCGGGCCATGCACGGCCTCGGCGTGCTGGAGCGCGAGCACGGAAACCTGGACGAGGCCCGGCGCTGGTTCACCGGCGCGGCCGCCAGCGACGACCCGGTGCAGGCCGCGAGCGCGATGGTCGATCTCGGGGCGCTGGCCGAGGACCTCGGCGACGTCGACGAGGCCCGCTCCTGGTACGAACGAGCCCGAGCCCACTCCGGCCGCCCGATCAGCGTACTGAGGCCGGTCTGA
- a CDS encoding GNAT family N-acetyltransferase, which translates to MRLRNVRLDDVDAYVRMRCDPVMMAELGGPVPRAGIEDKVARDVREAEADESWILIVTPDDSDEVMGHIALWTHEQVSEIGWIVLPEYQGRGVGKWGVRTVLDRAAADGRWETIHAFPAVTNAPSNGICRSVGFTLLGAGVTDYNGHRLVTNHWVVGPSG; encoded by the coding sequence GTGCGCCTGCGTAACGTCCGCCTCGACGATGTCGACGCCTACGTGCGGATGCGCTGCGACCCGGTGATGATGGCCGAGTTGGGCGGCCCGGTGCCCCGCGCGGGCATCGAGGACAAGGTCGCCCGGGACGTCCGCGAGGCCGAGGCCGACGAGAGCTGGATCCTGATCGTCACGCCGGACGACTCCGACGAGGTCATGGGACACATCGCGCTCTGGACGCACGAGCAGGTCTCTGAGATCGGCTGGATTGTGCTGCCCGAGTACCAGGGCCGCGGGGTCGGGAAGTGGGGCGTCCGGACGGTGCTCGACCGGGCCGCGGCGGACGGGCGGTGGGAAACGATCCACGCGTTCCCCGCCGTGACGAACGCCCCGTCGAACGGGATCTGCCGGTCAGTGGGCTTCACGCTGCTCGGCGCGGGAGTCACCGACTACAACGGGCACCGGCTCGTCACGAACCACTGGGTCGTCGGTCCGTCCGGGTAG